In a single window of the Arachis hypogaea cultivar Tifrunner chromosome 6, arahy.Tifrunner.gnm2.J5K5, whole genome shotgun sequence genome:
- the LOC112696005 gene encoding transcription initiation factor IIB, with amino-acid sequence MSDAFCSDCKRQTEVVFDHSAGDTVCSECGLVLESHSIDETSEWRTFANESGDNDPVRVGGPTNPLLADGGLSTVIAKPNGASGELFSSSLGRWQNRGSNPDRGLILAFKTIATMSDRLGLVATIKDRANEIYKRVEDQKSSRGRNQDALLAACLYIACRQEDKPRTVKEICSVANGASKKEIGRAKEYIVKQLGLEKGQSVEMGTIHAGDFMRRFCSNLGMNNQAVKAAQEAVQRSEEFDIRRSPISIAAAVIYIITQLSDDKKALKEISLATGVAEGTIRNSYKDLYPHVSKIIPNWYAKEEDLKNLCSP; translated from the exons ATGTCTGATGCGTTTTGCTCCGACTGCAAGCGGCAGACGGAGGTGGTTTTCGACCACTCCGCCGGCGACACCGTCTGCTCCGAGTGCGGTCTCGTTCTCGAGTCCCACTCCATTGACGAGACCTCGGAGTGGAGGACCTTTGCTAACGAGTCCGGGGATAACGATCCGGTTCGTGTCGGCGGGCCCACTAACCCGCTCCTTGCCGACGGTGGCCTTAGCACTGTCATCGCCAAGCCCAACGGCGCCAGCGGCGAGTTGTTCTCGTCTTCCCTTGGCCGCTGGCAGAACCGTGGCTCTAATCCTGATCGCGGTCTCATCCTCGCTTTCAAGACAATCGCCACTATGTCCGATAG GTTGGGACTCGTCGCAACCATCAAG GATCGAGCTAATGAGATATACAAGCGGGTTGAAGATCAGAAGTCTAGTAGAGGAAGAAATCAGGATGCATTATTGGCTGCTTGCCTCTACATTGCTTGTAGACAGGAGGACAAGCCACGCACTGTAAAGG AAATTTGCTCTGTTGCCAATGGAGCGTCAAAGAAGGAAATTGGCCGAGCAAAAGAATACATAGTGAAACAACTGGGTTTGGAGAAAGGTCAATCTGTGGAGATGGGAACAATACATGCTGGTGACTTTatg AGGCGATTTTGTTCTAATCTTGGTATGAATAATCAAGCTGTCAAAGCTGCTCAAGAAGCTGTTCAGAGATCAGAAGAGTTTGATATACG GCGGAGTCCCATATCAATTGCTGCAGCAGTGATATACATCATAACTCAGCTGTCAGATGATAAAAAAGCTCTCAAAG AAATATCATTAGCCACAGGAGTTGCAGAAGGAACCATTAGGAACTCGTACAAGGATCTTTATCCTCATGTTTCAAAAATAATACCAAACTGGTATGCAAAGGAGGAAGATTTGAAGAACCTTTGCAGCCCTTGA
- the LOC112696007 gene encoding DET1- and DDB1-associated protein 1 isoform X2, whose amino-acid sequence MDSVLGNWPSYDPHNFSQLRTSDPSRSSKMAPATYHSIHNRDVPPADQVINTEHKNILLREIYRRAEEKLTPKRAASDNLIPEHGSKQPRVST is encoded by the exons ATGGATTCTGTCCTTGGTAATTGGCCATCTTATGATCCTCACAACTTTAGCCAGCTTCGAACTTCAGATCCTTCTAGATCTTCT AAAATGGCACCGGCCACTTACCATTCTATTCACAACAGGGACGTACCACCAGCCGATCAAG TGATAAATACCGAACACAAAAATATCCTTCTAAGAGAAATCTACCGGCGTGCAGAGGAGAAG TTGACACCCAAAAGAGCTGCATCCGATAACCTCATACCGGAGCATGGATCCAAACAACCAAGGGTTTCAACGTGA
- the LOC112696007 gene encoding DET1- and DDB1-associated protein 1 isoform X1, whose amino-acid sequence MDSVLGNWPSYDPHNFSQLRTSDPSRSSKMAPATYHSIHNRDVPPADQVINTEHKNILLREIYRRAEEKIDLIALPSPSQLTPKRAASDNLIPEHGSKQPRVST is encoded by the exons ATGGATTCTGTCCTTGGTAATTGGCCATCTTATGATCCTCACAACTTTAGCCAGCTTCGAACTTCAGATCCTTCTAGATCTTCT AAAATGGCACCGGCCACTTACCATTCTATTCACAACAGGGACGTACCACCAGCCGATCAAG TGATAAATACCGAACACAAAAATATCCTTCTAAGAGAAATCTACCGGCGTGCAGAGGAGAAG ATTGATCTAATAGCCTTACCATCACCATCGCAGTTGACACCCAAAAGAGCTGCATCCGATAACCTCATACCGGAGCATGGATCCAAACAACCAAGGGTTTCAACGTGA